One stretch of Armatimonadota bacterium DNA includes these proteins:
- a CDS encoding diacylglycerol kinase family lipid kinase: MNEPLLLVVNPYAGRASDLLPAVVRALRARGVAHEVRYATGFEGFVALAADAADAGFRAVVAVGGDGTVNGVANGIMQGGSRIPMGIVPAGTANEFARALPIPRSASKVAAVLAEGIAGEVDIARVNDRYFLNLFGFGFDARVAAGAHRLRDRVLLRGRAVYYLATLLEIASSRDPLEVEVFTEQDAFRGRVLFVAGVNGRMYGERVPSLPSPSLRDGLLDLYVVRDMRRVRSFNVAVKMIRRTPIPEILIQRAREVTLVAERPVEAHVDGNLLGTFTRVHARVVPRGIRVLLPPDALPWQGTGSEAREALMRRG; the protein is encoded by the coding sequence TTGAACGAGCCGCTCTTGCTGGTCGTGAATCCGTACGCGGGTCGCGCTTCGGACCTGCTGCCGGCGGTGGTGCGCGCCCTGCGGGCCCGGGGGGTGGCCCACGAGGTGCGGTACGCCACGGGCTTTGAGGGGTTCGTGGCCCTCGCGGCGGATGCCGCGGACGCGGGCTTCCGGGCGGTGGTGGCGGTGGGCGGGGACGGGACCGTGAACGGGGTCGCGAACGGCATCATGCAGGGCGGATCCCGCATCCCCATGGGGATCGTCCCCGCGGGGACCGCGAACGAGTTCGCCCGGGCCCTACCCATCCCGCGGAGCGCGAGCAAGGTAGCCGCGGTGCTGGCGGAAGGGATAGCGGGCGAGGTGGACATCGCGCGGGTGAACGACCGGTACTTCCTGAACCTCTTCGGGTTCGGGTTCGATGCCCGGGTCGCCGCGGGCGCGCACCGCCTCCGGGACCGGGTGCTCCTGCGAGGACGCGCGGTGTACTACCTGGCCACCCTGCTGGAGATCGCCTCAAGCCGAGACCCCCTGGAGGTGGAGGTGTTCACGGAACAGGATGCCTTTCGGGGCCGGGTCCTGTTCGTGGCGGGGGTGAACGGCCGGATGTACGGGGAGCGGGTGCCGTCCTTGCCCTCCCCGAGCCTCCGGGATGGCCTGCTGGACCTGTACGTGGTGCGGGACATGCGGCGGGTCCGGTCCTTCAACGTGGCGGTGAAGATGATCCGGCGGACTCCCATCCCGGAGATCCTCATCCAGCGGGCCCGGGAGGTCACCCTCGTGGCGGAGCGGCCCGTGGAGGCCCACGTGGACGGGAACCTCCTGGGCACCTTCACCCGGGTGCACGCCCGGGTGGTGCCGCGGGGCATCCGGGTCCTGCTCCCCCCGGACGCCCTCCCCTGGCAGGGGACGGGGTCGGAGGCCCGGGAGGCGCTCATGCGCCGGGGATGA
- a CDS encoding DUF2892 domain-containing protein — MRACNAGTVDRAIRIVVGLVALWLGLRQGASALAYVLYAVAAVGLVTGVVGWCPLWALLGVNTCARPRA, encoded by the coding sequence ATGCGGGCGTGCAACGCAGGAACGGTAGACCGGGCGATCCGGATCGTGGTGGGGCTCGTGGCTCTGTGGCTGGGGCTGCGGCAGGGTGCCTCGGCCCTGGCGTACGTGCTGTACGCGGTGGCGGCCGTGGGTCTGGTGACGGGGGTCGTCGGGTGGTGCCCCCTGTGGGCGCTGCTGGGCGTCAACACGTGCGCGAGGCCGCGCGCGTGA
- a CDS encoding carbon monoxide dehydrogenase subunit G: MKVEGTQILHAPREQVWKLLDDPQALASCTPGLQELRPLGPDEFEATLSIGIAAVRGTYRGKLRITERTPPDRYAVQVEGSGAPGFVRATGQLELLDRGKETEVRWSGDVQVGGALTIGSRMIPGIARMLAAQFFECLDRRLASG; this comes from the coding sequence ATGAAAGTGGAGGGAACGCAGATCCTGCACGCGCCCCGGGAGCAGGTGTGGAAGCTTTTGGACGACCCGCAGGCCCTGGCGTCCTGTACGCCGGGACTCCAGGAGCTGCGGCCCTTGGGCCCGGACGAGTTCGAGGCCACCCTGTCCATCGGCATCGCGGCGGTGCGGGGGACGTACCGGGGGAAGCTGCGCATCACGGAGCGCACCCCGCCGGATCGGTACGCGGTCCAGGTGGAGGGGAGCGGGGCTCCGGGGTTCGTGCGCGCCACGGGCCAGCTGGAGCTCCTGGACCGAGGGAAGGAGACCGAGGTGCGCTGGTCGGGAGACGTGCAAGTGGGGGGGGCTCTCACCATCGGGAGCCGCATGATCCCCGGCATCGCCCGCATGCTCGCGGCCCAGTTCTTCGAGTGCCTGGACCGAAGGCTCGCTTCCGGATGA
- a CDS encoding OsmC family protein: MAEAADVMRAHVALRPEGRYRFRVEMDRPEWSFVVDEPPPLGEGAGPNPARLVATALGHCLASSLRFCLDRARVAGEVSAAVDVEVRRNERGRWRISRVEAHLDLSGVDPAQRGAVDRCLALFEDFCVVTASVRQGIPVNVRVRVNGEVTSGV; the protein is encoded by the coding sequence ATGGCGGAAGCGGCGGACGTCATGCGGGCCCATGTGGCCCTGCGGCCCGAGGGCCGCTACCGGTTCCGGGTGGAGATGGACCGGCCGGAGTGGAGCTTCGTGGTGGACGAACCCCCGCCGCTGGGCGAGGGTGCAGGCCCCAACCCCGCGCGGCTGGTTGCCACAGCCCTGGGACACTGCCTGGCCAGCAGCCTCAGGTTCTGCCTGGACCGGGCGCGGGTCGCGGGCGAGGTGTCCGCGGCGGTGGACGTCGAGGTCCGGCGGAACGAGCGGGGCCGGTGGCGGATCAGCCGGGTGGAGGCGCACCTCGACCTGTCCGGGGTGGACCCCGCTCAACGCGGCGCCGTGGACCGGTGCCTGGCGCTGTTCGAGGACTTCTGCGTCGTGACCGCGAGCGTCCGCCAGGGCATCCCCGTGAACGTGCGGGTGCGGGTGAACGGAGAAGTCACCTCGGGGGTCTGA